From Candidatus Mycalebacterium zealandia:
TGTATGCATGACACATACCATTTCTGGCGCACATTTCCAGACCTCATCTCCTCTTCGGAAGCCCTCTTTAACATTTCGACACCGGTTCCCCTGAAAAGACGCAATCCCACCGACTCGTAATGGATATGGTCTTTAATGTCTTTTGTTACAAGCGACACATGACCGTTTTCCATCCTTATCTTCATGTCTTCCTCATCGTAATTCTCTTTCTTTTTGACCGGAAGCACTATGTTTTCTTTCCTCGCGTTTATCATGCTGTCCAGAATATCTATCTCAAATATGTCATCGCCGTTCATTATGACCAAATCATCATTCATCTCGCCCCGCGCCAGACACAGAGACACAAGACTGTTGGTCGTTGTGTAGAACGGGTTGTAAAGGGTTTTGATCCTCATGCCGATGCTGTCATAACTGCGCAGAAAGGCCTCAACTTTGTTAAAACCGAAGCCGACAACAATAACAACATCATTTATTCCACAGTCTCTTATGTGGTTTATCTGGTTTTGAAGGAGTGAGGTGCCGCCCACGTCAAGCAAGCACTTTGGAACATATTCGGTATAAGGGCGCAACCTGCTCCCCAAACCTGCAGCAAGAATAATCGCTTTCATAAAACCATCTCTCCCGGAACAAACAGATAAATAAAAATCGGAATTCTATATAAAGAATTGACGGCTAAACAACTCCAGCCCCCAGTTCTCTTTCATTATCCCTCTTAAGACGGGGGAATTCAAGAAGTATTATTGTTTATGCCCAACCTCCGGTATTGTGAATGGGCTTACTTCGTGTTTTACCGCCGTGATGTTGTTGCGCTCATCAACATAAACAAACTTGGGCTTGTGGTTCTTGCATTCGCTCTCATCATATGAACCGAAACTCACGATAATCAACGAATCGCCCTCACGCGCCAGATGGGCGGCCGCGCCGTTCACACACACCGCATTTGTGCCTCTTTCACCTTCTATCACGTATGTAAAGAACCTGTGGCCGTTAGTAACGTTGAATATGGAAACCTTCTCATGAACAAGCAAACCCGCCGCCTCTATGAGAACCGGGTCAAGAGTCAAACTCCCTTCGTATTCAAGGTCGGCTTCGGTAACTATCGCCTTGTGAATTTTTGATTTCAGCAAACTTATTTTCATTGCAAATTCCTCCCCTTCAAAATCTTATGCTGTCTATAAGTCTGGCTTTCCCAACCCTCGCGGCAATTGCCGCTAAACTCCCTTCGGACGCTTTTTCAACCGGAATAAGCGTCTCAGGGTCGCAAATCTCAAGGTAATCCACCTCAACAATTCCCTCACCGGCGAGAAACCGCCCGCCGTCTTTCAAAATCTCCGCGCTCTCACGCATCCCCGACTCAAAAAGCCGCTTCATTTTAAATAAAACGCGCGGAATAGCAACCGCCGTTTCCCTTTCCTGTTCAGAAAGGTATTCATTTCGCGAACTCATGGCAAGACCGGACGGCTCCCTCACGGTGGGAACCGCTATTATGTGAACGTCAAGATGAAGATCCCTGACAACTCTTTTGATTATCGCGAGTTGCTGAAAATCTTTCTCGCCAAATCCCGCCACATCCGGACTGACTATGTTGAAAAGTTTCATTACAACAGTCGCCACCCCTTTGAAATGACCGGGCCTTGAAGCGCCGCAAAGAAACTTCTGCAACTCGCTTGCCTCAACGGAGGTCTGAAACCCGGGCGGGTATATCTCATCCGCGGACGGCAGAAAAACAGCGTCAATTCCGGTGGTGGAAAGTTTTTCAACATCGCCCTCTTCGTCCCTTTTGTAACCTCCGTAGTCCTCTCCGGCTGAGAATTGAAGTGGATTGACAAATATACTTGCCACGCACACATCGGCATGGGCGGAAGTCTCCCGCACAACGCTCAAATGCCCCTCGTGAATTGATCCCATGGTGGGAACAAGACCGACTTTGCGCCCGTTACGCACCGCGGCGGACGAGAATTCCCTCATCTCGTCAACCGTTCTGATGATGGCGGGGGATTTCACCGTTTTTTCCCGTCCGGAGATGGGAAAACGCCTTTTCTGACTTCACGGATGTATTCTCCGGTCGCGGCGGAAAAGATTTTTCTTGCTTCGGAGTATTTCTTCACAAATCCCGGTAGCGGACCCTTTGTAAGTCCCACCATGTCGTCAAAAACAAGAACCTGACCGTCACATCCGCCGCCCGAACCGATGCCTATAACCGGTATGTCGACTGCGGAGGTTATTTTTTCCGTAAGAGAAGGCTCAACACGCTCAAGAAGAAGCGCAAACGCTCCCTCGCCGGCGCATTCAAGGGCAAGGTCGTAGATAAACTGCGCGGACTCTGAAGTTTTTCCCTGAACTCCGTATCCACCGAGCATATTGACCGACTGCGGACACAGCCCCACATGTGCTATAACGGGAATCCCCGAGTCCGTGAGGGCGCGAACGGTTTTTGTGTAGCGCGTTGCGTTGACCTCTATTTTTACCGATTCCGCGCCGCCGCGTTTCATAAGATTTCCGGCATTCCTTACGGCGTCATAGTCGCTTGCCTGATACGAAAGAAACGGCATATCCGCACACAGATGTGCCGTTTTGATGCCGCGCGCCACGTTTTTTGTGTGGTAAATCATCTCGCTCATGCGCACCGGAATTGTGCTCTCAAGCCCCTGAACAACGTTGCCGAGCGAATCGCCCACGAGAACAACATCAACGCCGCACTCATCAACTATTGAAGCAACAGACCAGTCGTAAGCCGTGATGGCGACAATCTTACGCCCGTCTTCCTTCATGCGCTTCAGATGGGTAATTCGCACCTTTTTTGTCCGCTTTTTCTCCATCCCAAGTAAATCTAACAGGCAAAAGCGGACTGGAAAAGTCCGGATCGACAAGTTGAAATTCAAGAGCGTTAAAATATAATCGCTTTATCATGAAAGGTTCGGGCGGGCGATGGAAGTCGCCTCTTATACAAAGCCTTCCGGAATACGTCTTCAGCACGGTTGACAAACTCAAGAAAGACGCACGGATAAAAGGGGAAGACATAATTGATTTGGGCATGGGCAATCCGGACCGCCCGACCCCAGGTCATATTGTTGAAAAACTGATTGAGTCTTCAGGCAAACCGCGCAACCACCGTTATTCGGCGTCCGCCGGAATAACGAACTTGAGAAAAGCTGTTTGCGACTGGTATGAGCGGAGGTTTAACGTAAAACTCAACCCCGACAGGGAAGCGGTCGCCACAATGGGCATAAAAGAGGGAATTTCACATCTTATGCCGTGCCTGCTCTCCGCCGGAGACAGCGTAATTGTCCCGGTTCCGGCGTATCCAATTCACCCTTACTCGGTAACCATAGCCGGAGGCAAGCCGGTTCCGGTTCCGCTTGTCTCCGACACCGAC
This genomic window contains:
- a CDS encoding NTP transferase domain-containing protein, with amino-acid sequence MKAIILAAGLGSRLRPYTEYVPKCLLDVGGTSLLQNQINHIRDCGINDVVIVVGFGFNKVEAFLRSYDSIGMRIKTLYNPFYTTTNSLVSLCLARGEMNDDLVIMNGDDIFEIDILDSMINARKENIVLPVKKKENYDEEDMKIRMENGHVSLVTKDIKDHIHYESVGLRLFRGTGVEMLKRASEEEMRSGNVRQKWYVSCIQRLLNKGYKIKPFDIGNMFWMDVDYPKDLFLAKNNFDKFVFGGGRRAAVGGSLKIVSSG
- a CDS encoding aspartate 1-decarboxylase, whose protein sequence is MKISLLKSKIHKAIVTEADLEYEGSLTLDPVLIEAAGLLVHEKVSIFNVTNGHRFFTYVIEGERGTNAVCVNGAAAHLAREGDSLIIVSFGSYDESECKNHKPKFVYVDERNNITAVKHEVSPFTIPEVGHKQ
- a CDS encoding pantoate--beta-alanine ligase, which gives rise to MREFSSAAVRNGRKVGLVPTMGSIHEGHLSVVRETSAHADVCVASIFVNPLQFSAGEDYGGYKRDEEGDVEKLSTTGIDAVFLPSADEIYPPGFQTSVEASELQKFLCGASRPGHFKGVATVVMKLFNIVSPDVAGFGEKDFQQLAIIKRVVRDLHLDVHIIAVPTVREPSGLAMSSRNEYLSEQERETAVAIPRVLFKMKRLFESGMRESAEILKDGGRFLAGEGIVEVDYLEICDPETLIPVEKASEGSLAAIAARVGKARLIDSIRF
- the panB gene encoding 3-methyl-2-oxobutanoate hydroxymethyltransferase, producing the protein MEKKRTKKVRITHLKRMKEDGRKIVAITAYDWSVASIVDECGVDVVLVGDSLGNVVQGLESTIPVRMSEMIYHTKNVARGIKTAHLCADMPFLSYQASDYDAVRNAGNLMKRGGAESVKIEVNATRYTKTVRALTDSGIPVIAHVGLCPQSVNMLGGYGVQGKTSESAQFIYDLALECAGEGAFALLLERVEPSLTEKITSAVDIPVIGIGSGGGCDGQVLVFDDMVGLTKGPLPGFVKKYSEARKIFSAATGEYIREVRKGVFPSPDGKKR